A DNA window from Halorubrum sp. DM2 contains the following coding sequences:
- a CDS encoding carbohydrate kinase family protein — translation MTAGPDADDEETNRDPPAVLSIGAAAIDEWYAVSNLPEPDGGAFAREVTSAFGGVGANVAVALDRLGRDAGLVSRVGDDEYGRRAREYLAETGVDATHVAVGDDPHTRSLILSDPGGERAIVTAGESFRGLRLDDAALAATADADAVFLTAYAPDHVSRRVLDRIAALREGETADPPALVFDLSGSVEELVDRGTEPETVYRLLHAADLFVADGVAAPAFFGSAADAVERIAAAQTGTAGSASRSRDGPRGDSTWPRAVLTHGADGMTAVAGGEVSRFDAFDVDAVDATGAGDAFTAGLIDCWIAGESRGALADGDDVAAGVRFAGAVAAINCTARFTQPGLPTRSEVESFLAERGYGPDGSR, via the coding sequence GTGACGGCGGGACCGGATGCCGACGACGAGGAGACGAACCGCGACCCGCCCGCGGTCCTCTCTATCGGAGCCGCGGCGATAGACGAGTGGTACGCGGTTAGTAACCTCCCGGAGCCGGACGGGGGCGCGTTCGCCCGCGAGGTCACGTCCGCGTTCGGCGGCGTGGGCGCGAACGTCGCGGTCGCGCTCGACCGCCTCGGCCGCGACGCCGGACTGGTCAGCCGCGTCGGCGACGACGAGTACGGGCGGCGGGCGCGGGAGTACCTCGCGGAGACCGGCGTCGACGCGACCCACGTCGCGGTCGGCGACGACCCCCACACCCGGTCGCTGATCCTCAGCGACCCGGGCGGCGAGCGCGCCATCGTCACCGCGGGCGAGAGCTTCCGCGGACTGCGGCTGGACGACGCCGCGCTCGCGGCGACGGCCGACGCCGACGCCGTCTTCCTCACCGCCTACGCCCCGGATCACGTCTCGCGGCGGGTCCTCGACCGGATCGCGGCGCTCCGCGAGGGCGAGACCGCCGATCCACCCGCGCTCGTCTTCGACCTCTCGGGGTCGGTCGAGGAGCTGGTCGACCGGGGGACCGAGCCGGAGACGGTCTACCGACTTCTCCACGCGGCGGACCTGTTCGTCGCCGACGGGGTGGCCGCGCCCGCCTTCTTCGGCTCCGCGGCCGACGCGGTCGAGCGGATCGCGGCCGCACAGACCGGCACTGCCGGATCCGCGTCGCGGTCGCGAGACGGACCGCGGGGGGACTCAACGTGGCCGCGGGCCGTCCTCACGCACGGCGCGGACGGGATGACCGCGGTCGCCGGCGGGGAGGTCTCTCGGTTCGACGCGTTCGACGTCGACGCCGTCGACGCGACCGGTGCCGGCGACGCGTTCACCGCCGGGCTGATCGACTGCTGGATCGCGGGGGAGTCACGGGGAGCGCTTGCTGACGGCGACGACGTCGCCGCCGGCGTCCGGTTCGCGGGCGCGGTCGCCGCGATCAACTGTACCGCCCGGTTCACGCAGCCGGGACTGCCGACCCGGAGCGAGGTCGAGTCGTTCCTCGCGGAGCGCGGATACGGTCCCGACGGGAGTCGGTAG
- a CDS encoding nucleoside deaminase: protein MPDENELGGPVAVDLPTDATDEEYVARTIELAEEAVAAGNTPFGALLVVDGEVVREARNETRTDDVAAHPELTLARWAARELDADERAACTMYASTEPCPMCSTAVHYAGIGRLVFGVDGETLDAVSGGVVPIPCEEVIRRAGGETTVEGPIAVDAAMTVHESFFGEP from the coding sequence ATGCCCGACGAGAACGAACTCGGCGGTCCGGTCGCGGTCGATCTCCCCACGGACGCGACCGACGAGGAGTACGTGGCCCGGACGATCGAACTGGCTGAGGAGGCGGTCGCGGCCGGGAACACCCCGTTCGGCGCGCTGCTCGTCGTCGACGGCGAGGTAGTCCGCGAGGCCCGAAACGAGACGCGAACCGACGACGTCGCCGCGCACCCGGAACTGACGCTCGCGCGGTGGGCCGCGCGCGAACTCGACGCCGACGAGCGGGCGGCCTGTACGATGTACGCCAGCACGGAGCCGTGTCCCATGTGTTCGACCGCGGTCCACTACGCGGGGATCGGCCGGCTCGTCTTCGGCGTCGACGGCGAGACGCTCGACGCGGTCTCCGGCGGTGTGGTACCGATCCCCTGCGAGGAGGTGATCCGGCGCGCCGGCGGCGAGACGACCGTCGAGGGACCGATCGCCGTCGACGCGGCGATGACCGTCCACGAGTCGTTCTTCGGCGAACCGTGA